From the Lolium rigidum isolate FL_2022 chromosome 2, APGP_CSIRO_Lrig_0.1, whole genome shotgun sequence genome, one window contains:
- the LOC124692588 gene encoding protein FLX-like 3: protein MAGRNRIGRQYYEEPRGFRDGPPPRPARERSISPRRFEGELSSRRTEMRRIRDGNQNLVDEIVGLRQAMSRLKEDLNSLSQAIPKLRAEKELESRELTQRNLKLEAELRSLEPLRQDALHLRSEASTLQSLRQELTAKVQGLTKELEHQNSESQRIPAMIAERDSLRQELIHARAALDYEKNAKPELMARVQAVENDLVTMAQESEKLRAELEKRRAPSFSGHGAYGLPMATPGMGLQGNYDGGYTYTENRYGAGPWDPPGYPHP, encoded by the exons ATGGCAGGGAGGAACCGCATAGGTCGACAGTACTATGAGGAACCACGAGGATTTCGTGATGGCCCTCCTCCTCGACCTGCACGAGAAAGGTCTATCTCACCGCGTCGCTTCGAGGGAGAGCTTTCTAGCCGCCGTACTGAGATGCGCAGAATCCGTGATGGCAACCAAAATCTGGTGGATGAAATTGTTGGTCTCAGGCAAGCAATGTCTCGGTTGAAAGAAGATCTCAATTCCTTGAGCCAGGCTATACCTAAGCTCCGTGCAGAGAAAGAACTTGAATCGAGGGAGCTAACTCAAAGGAATCTGAAGCTGGAAGCTGAGCTACGCTCTTTAGAACCTCTTAGGCAAGATGCCTTGCATCTACGGTCTGAAGCAAGTACACTGCAGTCTTTGAGGCAAGAGTTGACTGCAAAGGTGCAGGGTCTAACTAAGGAGCTTGAGCATCAGAACTCTGAAAGCCAGCGAATACCTGCCATGATAGCTGAACGTGATAGTCTGCGGCAGGAACTAATCCATGCTAG GGCGGCTCTTGACTATGAGAAGAATGCAAAGCCAGAGCTGATGGCCCGGGTGCAGGCAGTGGAGAATGATCTTGTAACTATGGCTCAGGAGTCTGAGAAGCTTAGGGCTGAGCTTGAGAAGAGAAGGGCACCTA gtttcagcgGCCATGGAGCTTATGGACTACCTATGGCAACTCCTGGGATGGGCTTGCAAGGCAACTATGATGGTGGCTATACCTACACGGAGAACCGCTATGGTGCTGGACCATGGGACCCCCCTGGTTATCCACACCCATGA
- the LOC124690301 gene encoding malonyl-CoA:anthocyanidin 5-O-glucoside-6''-O-malonyltransferase-like, whose amino-acid sequence MSFLPLLVSEDREDHRSHSPTAPWHFPASGPALPQSSIPLTFYDVWWLGFPPVERVFFYRLAPDADLPRLLSNLKGSLSTALRAFFPLAGNVRLTPGAASTRHDIFYAPGDGVPFTVAEYEYDGADLASHEPRQVADIAQLAPRLPGGGALLAVQATVLRQRRGLALGVTLQHAACDGAGSTNFLHTWAATCAGAEPPAPPVIDRALIGDHQGLYDHYAKNMISSKELESVVKLPTDQLMATFTLSGVQLQSIKDAVAGQAVRRGQPPPRCSSLVAALGFIWCCHFRAKAGSAVKAGGFGAEETYFSLAVDHRRWSKPPVPTAYLGNCIGPAICTAPKKELALAGASSLLTACAVIAAGIEKAVAAPEWETLMERIKEVAPTGILSVAGSPRFLVYGLDFGFGRPVKVEIVSVARTGAVAVAECGALGTGLEMGISLPPAGMKAFQRCFSDALACLL is encoded by the exons ATGTCATTCCTG CCACTCCTCGTCTCCGAGGACCGAGAAGACCACAGATCCCACAGTCCAACAGCGCCATGGCATTTCCCGGCTTCCGGCCCCGCGCTGCCGCAGTCCTCCATCCCTCTCACCTTCTACGACGTGTGGTGGCTCGGCTTCCCGCCCGTCGAGCGCGTCTTCTTCTACCGCCTCGCTCCAGACGCCGACCTCCCCAGGCTCCTCTCCAACCTGAAGGGCTCGCTTTCCACAGCTCTCCGCGCCTTCTTCCCACTGGCCGGCAACGTCCGCCTCACCCCCGGAGCCGCCTCCACCCGCCATGACATCTTCTACGCTCCTGGAGATGGCGTCCCCTTCACGGTCGCGGAATACGAGTACGACGGCGCCGACCTGGCGTCGCACGAGCCTAGGCaagtcgctgatatcgcacagcTCGCCCCGCGCCTGCCTGGCGGCGGGGCGCTTCTCGCCGTGCAGGCCACCGTGCTGCGTCAACGCCGGGGCCTCGCTCTCGGCGTCACATTGCAGCACGCCGCCTGCGACGGCGCGGGATCCACCAACTTCCTCCACACCTGGGCGGCCACCTGCGCCGGAGCGGAGCCTCCGGCGCCTCCTGTCATCGACCGGGCGCTCATCGGGGACCACCAGGGCCTCTACGACCACTACGCGAAAAACATGATAAGCAGCAAAGAACTGGAGTCCGTCGTCAAGCTGCCCACGGACCAGCTCATGGCCACGTTCACGCTCTCTGGGGTCCAACTGCAGAGCATCAAAGACGCGGTCGCCGGCCAGGCCGTGCGGCGTGGCCAGCCACCACCGAGGTGCTCATCTCTTGTCGCCGCCTTGGGGTTCATATGGTGCTGCCACTTTCGTGCCAAAGCGGGGAGCGCGGTCAAAGCAGGTGGCTTCGGTGCCGAGGAGACCTACTTCTCACTGGCCGTCGACCACCGGCGGTGGTCGAAGCCGCCCGTCCCAACGGCGTACTTGGGCAACTGCATTGGCCCAGCCATCTGCACAGCGCCCAAGAAGGAACTCGCCTTGGCTGGCGCGAGCAGCCTCTTGACGGCGTGCGCGGTGATAGCAGCGGGCATCGAGAAAGCAGTGGCGGCGCCGGAGTGGGAAACGCTGATGGAGCGCATAAAAGAGGTGGCACCTACCGGGATTCTATCGGTGGCGGGATCGCCAAGATTCCTAGTGTACGGCCTCGACTTCGGGTTCGGCCGGCCGGTGAAGGTGGAGATTGTGTCCGTGGCGAGAaccggggcggtggcggtggcggagtgCGGCGCCTTGGGCACCGGTTTAGAAATGGGCATCAGTTTGCCGCCGGCTGGCATGAAGGCGTTCCAGAGGTGCTTCAGCGATGCCCTCGCGTGCCTATTGTAG